The following are encoded together in the Argopecten irradians isolate NY chromosome 5, Ai_NY, whole genome shotgun sequence genome:
- the LOC138324502 gene encoding lysosomal dipeptide transporter MFSD1-like has translation MRPNEWKWRYAILFCDCTFVFGAYYYVDLPSSLQVDFVSGEAMSCNANYSMLTSACCDTCLGLGPERYSLLYAFLFWTSAILSLLSGWVVDRIGNRVSAIAFIILTSVGCNLFALAVTPPFRNTSVMFPLMVTGRMLLGFTNGPLRIVQDRLVSYWFGGDSFVAISFITLTRRGGTFLNFLITANLSVHFSFTWAIWFGATLCSSGIIIASVMVLLDVHGVKKLDAESQQPSRRAINITEITNIPKTFWIHVAMISFETSAFTSFVAYGPEYIQLRYGYTKVLASYVIGATYIGPVFLGPFVALTLKKIDCNGLVATGITILCVPAYLLLAYCLTIPPVVITLLLGIIYSFDVIIMWKVTIDMIPQAVFGTAAGVAIFVSRLLLGITNFVVGAIVENTRQYNHQKDIAAYQNALLCLTALSVFSVSCGIFLNVLDIRNGDGVNKRFAKNTDTDVTDTTELIANDKLNKEYKCIASNGT, from the exons ATGAGACCTAATGAAT GGAAATGGCGTTACGCCATTTTGTTCTGTGACTGTACCTTTGTTTTTGGGGCTTACTATTATGTCGACCTGCCAAGCTCCTTACAAGTGGATTTTGTATCTGGCGAA GCCATGAGTTGTAATGCCAATTATAGCATGCTAACTAGTGCTTGCTGCGACACATGTCTCGGTTTGGGACCCGAACGATACAGCCTGCTCTACGCTTTTCTGTTTTGGAC ATCCGCCATTTTATCTCTCTTGTCCGGATGGGTGGTCGACAGAATTGGAAATCGCG TATCCGCAATAGCTTTTATCATCCTGACATCTGTAGGGTGCAATCTATTCGCTCTTGCTGTAACGCCACCCTTTCGAAACACATCTGTTATGTTTCCGTTAATGGTGACTGGGAGAATGCTGCTTGGATTTACAAATGGACCGTTGAGAA TAGTCCAAGACCGACTGGTATCCTATTGGTTTGGTGGAGATTCCTTCGTAGCTATTAGTTTTATTACACTAACACGCAGGGGCGGAACATTTCTGAATTTCTTAATAACAGCCAACTTATCCGTTCATTTTAGCTTCACATGGGCGATTTGGTTTG GAGCAACTTTGTGTTCGTCCGGTATCATCATAGCATCTGTGATGGTCTTATTGGATGTTCATGGTGTCAAAAAACTCGACGCTGAATCGCAACAACCCTCAAGGCGTGCTATT AATATTACCGAAATCACTAACATCCCCAAGACATTTTGGATCCATGTAGCAATGATATCTTTCGAAACAAGTGCATTCACCAGTTTCGTTGCGTATGGCCC GGAATACATCCAGTTGAGATACGGTTATACGAAGGTGTTGGCTTCCTATGTGATCGGTGCTACATACATAGGACCCGTCTTTCTGGGACCATTCGTTGCTTTGACACTG AAAAAGATAGATTGTAATGGATTAGTGGCAACTGGCATCACCATCTTGTGTGTACCTGCATATCTATTACTGGCCTACTGTCTAACGATACCACCCGTGGTTATCACGTTGCTACTTGGTATTATCTACTCTTTTGATGTG ATTATTATGTGGAAGGTCACAATAGACATGATACCCCAGGCTGTTTTCGGCACTGCAGCAGGGGTAGCCATTTTTGTGTCACGGCTATTACTGGGCATAACGAACTTTGTCGTGGGCGCCATTGTAGAGAATACACGTCA ATATAATCACCAGAAAGACATTGCCGCTTACCAAAATGCCCTGTTGTGTTTGACAGCTCTCTCTGTCTTCTCCGTATCCTGTGGTATATTTCTAAATGTACTGGATATTCGCAAC ggtgaTGGTGTCAACAAACGTTTCGCCAAGAATACAGACACTGACGTAACAGATACAACAGAGTTGATTGCCAACGACAAGCTAAATAAGGAGTATAAATGTATCGCATCAAACGGTACATAG
- the LOC138322821 gene encoding prostaglandin F2-alpha receptor-like — MDNFGTDGDSDIYLQGINISAFNMTTQLSSGSNTTDSAPFAEPRPLYGFIIWFSFGIIGNCTAVAILLQNRNKHKWKVFYKLVLLLALSDFTAQMVTLPIMFSAYRNSNILEKERLLCIIMSTTTIVTSLMSVLFVCLMSIDRVVASWCPIFYRNKLTSCHVVIAVTLVIVMSFCVGILPLLGINKHQVQRERTWCFVDIQPKEKHDRAFLILSASIGISAVLSMLILNGMVIYRLCQRYRKAQQPQNRRISRIPRVSSGVKNIQNIVFLMMIMTIFISSWIPVIIRFLYNAIDGSEVDHELDTNAVAMTVMHQVLNPWIYIIMQDCLFSRCLEYARKHSKRGSIFHRILEDSETKRMDTGFEFDTEQREIASRK; from the exons ATGGACAACTTCGGTACTGATGGAGATTCCGATATATATCTACAAGGAATCAATATCTCGGCCTTCAATATGACAACACAATTATCATCAGGATCAAATACAACAGATTCGGCACCTTTCGCCGAACCGCGACCATTATATGGCTTCATCATATGGTTCTCGTTCGGCATTATTGGAAACTGCACTGCCGTTGCTATTCTTCTTCAGAACAGGAATAAACATAAATGGAAAGTATTTTACAAACTTGTACTGTTGTTGGCATTGTCAGACTTCACAGCACAGATGGTAACCCTTCCAATCATGTTTTCAGCATATCGAAACAGTAACATCTTAGAGAAAGAAAGACTCCTCTGTATCATTATGTCAACTACAACGATAGTGACGTCATTAATGTCGGTGTTATTCGTCTGTCTAATGTCAATAGATCGAGTGGTTGCAAGCTGGTGTCCTATTTTCTACAGAAACAAATTAACATCCTGCCATGTTGTCATTGCTGTAACACTAGTTATTGTCATGTCATTTTGCGTAGGAATTCTGCCGTTACTAGGAATAAACAAGCACCAAGTGCAAAGAGAGAGGACATGGTGTTTCGTTGATATCCAGCCAAAAGAAAAACATGATCGTGCTTTCCTAATACTAAGCGCATCCATTGGAATATCAGCTGTGCTTTCGATGCTGATCCTCAATGGAATGGTAATATACCGACTTTGTCAAAGATATAGGAAGGCACAACAACCGCAAAACCGCCGTATCTCCAGAATACCCAGAGTTAGTTCAGGTGTTAAAAACATTCAGAACATAGTATTCTTAATGATGATTATGACTATATTTATATCATCATGGATTCCTGTTATT ATACGATTCCTATATAACGCTATAGATGGGTCCGAAGTTGACCATGAACTGGACACGAACGCCGTTGCAATGACGGTGATGCACCAAGTGCTTAATCCATGGATATACATCATCATGCAGGATTGTCTCTTTTCCCGGTGCCTTGAGTATGCACGGAAGCACAGCAAACGCGGAAGTATATTTCATAGGATTCTGGAGGATTCGGAAACAAAACGTATGGATACTGGTTTTGAATTTGATACAGAGCAGAGGGAAATTGCTTCTCGGAAATga